GTAATATATCTTGAATTAGTAATAAATTCCTCTTATATTTCACATATTGTATCTCACATAATATTTTTgcctttaattttgataaattatTATCAGATTGGTGGAACCGACAACCAATACCAACCTGAAGCATCTTCTTCCTAGATCTCAATTAGTATAACAAATGATTCTAATCAACAACACTTCAATACACTTCATATGAATCATTCATCAGAGGGTTCAACAAAAATCACAGAGGAAGGGAATCCTCATAAAAAGATTTGCATGAGAAGGTAGatttaatatactattttactttcttaaattataatttttacgtGTTGTTATACACAATTTTGAATgcgataaatcatttatttttttatacttagttatcctactttgctatcatgcagtgataatgaaaaatcaataaatgcttATTTGCACGGACAAATCGAGGAGAATGttcaaacagaagaaaaacaaaaacaagtttctgaagagtagaatattatttgatactctttactgcactttttatttattttcaagtttttgaatgttataGTATTGTcaaatgttattttttccatttttaaattattatttactgaattagatgttcaaatttatattataagaatatTTTATATTACAATGCGCATatagtaatatacttaagaAAAGGTTATAGTAAAATATACATCAAGTTTGTATTTCATATcaacatttttataaaattgactaaataatttattatttttcgaagattcccgttcaacgaacgggtacaaaactagtttaGTTAATATTTATGTGATTTTGGTTCATGAGTTAATTTTCGTGTTTTACTTTATGCTTTTGTCTCTTATTATTAAAAACATTTAGTTGTTAGTTATCGTTTATTAAACTTTGGTTTTAAGACTTTGATTTCAAGTAAGAATTCATCATttgttttgataattttttattaCTCATTGTTTGATCATTTGCTTCCTTTAAACCAAAATTCTGCGTGCGTCCTGAGTGGAGTCATCACTTATTGCTAGTGGAAATTGGATTATAAACTTAATATGATGTTATTAATATACAAAGTAGAAACTTTATTTAAGATTACGTTTTTTTTATTACGAGTATTCTTTTGCATTTAAATTTGAAGTCATTTTAGTAGTAACTAAGTTTGTTGTAATAGCTCCAAAATAATTGTATCATAGTAGAGACATGTAGAAGGTAATGTGAGGTAAGTTGggaatcatatatatatataataaagtcgtatcATCATTCTTATCCCTTCATgttttctctttcctacgtggcttaacGAGACGGCAAGTAGTTTCCTACGTGGCTTGCTCCTTTTTTGTTTAGATATATATCAATTGttatttcctataagaattcttaatattatatgattcttatttcctacccaaaaaATGGAACTGGAAAGTAATGcgatataaataaaagagacataAATATCTCTATTAGATATATCTCTAAATTCATGCCAATAATTTGTGTACTGCATAGGGAGCCGAAGTAAATAAGAATTGTTATCACTAGAAGAAGTAGAAAAGTAACTAATTTCAAAAGGAACCATTAATAACAGAAGTCAATATCTGATGTTGGAAATAAGattcttaataaattttattattaagtgCGTTATCAAGACATAGTGCATAGCACGAAatttatggaaaagaaaaagttaattgaATCCAATTAACTATATGTATTTGGCCTGTACGGTCAAATATAAATTCTTATTTGAGCACGGGTTTGTAAATTCCTATAAACCCGTTCGTTGTTAATCAAAATATGCAGGTTATACTCATTGCTAGGTTATAGGATTCGCAATATATCTCTGCTCAGATGGTGGGGAGTATTTAGTGTATGGGCCCACACCATAGGAGTCTATGCGCTTAAAGGACTCGATATAGTTGAGGTGGTCTTTCAAAATAGGTAAAATCTGTCTTGAGAATGCACTTttatttcctataagaattcttaatattataggATTCTTATTTCTTATCCAAAGTTACGTACTTTAAACAGTTTAAATCAAGATAAACCTACATTTAATGTTCTTTTCAAtatctttttatattcttattaatTCTTATTTCTTATGCCTACACTACATATAGCCTCTAATATATTGATTTCAAGCATCAAATTCATggttaaatattttcaatgCAAGCGGTTGGCACATTAAAACATCGATTTTGGGTTTCCACTTCTCTTGATTATCAGGTACATCTTCTTtcaatacatattttttttaaaaggcaTGTTGATCTTCAATTATAAAAGTTTAGTAATatatcttgaattttgtttttttttgttttattttctgtttatttttttatgaaCACATAGGATTAGTAATATATCTTGAATTAGTAAtaaatttctcttatatttcacatattgtatctcacataatatttttgcctttaattttgataaattatTATCAGATTGGTGGAACCGACAACCAATACCAACCTGAAGCATCTTCTTCCTAGATCTCAATTAGTATAACAAATGATTCTAATCAACAACACTTCAATACACTTCATATGAATCATTCATCAGAGGGTTCAACAAAAATCACAGAGGAAGGGAATCCTCATAAAAAGATTTGCATGAGAAGGTAGatttaatatactattttactttcttaaattataatttttacgtGTTGTTATACACAATTTTGAATgcgataaatcatttatttttttatacttagttatcctactttgctatcatgcagtgataatgaaaaatcaataaatgcttATTTGCACGGACAAATCGAGGAGAATGttcaaacagaagaaaaacaaaaacaagtttctgaagagtagaatattatttgatactctttactgcactttttatttattttcaagtttttgaatgttataGTATTGTcaaatgttattttttccatttttaaattattatttactgaattagatgttcaaatttatattataagaatatTTTATATTACAATGCGCATatagtaatatacttaagaAAAGGTTATAGTAAAATATACATCAAGTTTGTATTTCATATcaacatttttataaaattgactaaataatttattatttttcgaagattcccgttcaacgaacgggtacaaaactagtttaGTTAATATTTATGTGATTTTGGTTCATGAGTTAATTTTCGTGTTTTACTTTATGCTTTTGTCTCTTATTATTAAAAACATTTAGTTGTTAGTTATCGTTTATTAAACTTTGGTTTTAAGACTTTGATTTCAAGTAAGAATTCATCATttgttttgataattttttattaCTCATTGTTTGATCATTTGCTTCCTTTAAACCAAAATTCTGCGTGCGTCCTGAGTGGAGTCATCACTTATTGCTAGTGGAAATTGGATTATAAACTTAATATGATGTTATTAATATACAAAGTAGAAACTTTATTTAAGATTACGTTTTTTTTATTACGAGTATTCTTTTGCATTTAAATTTGAAGTCATTTTAGTAGTAACTAAGTTTGTTGTAATAGCTCCAAAATAATTGTATCATAGTAGAGACATGTAGAAGGTAATGTGAGGTAAGTTGGGAATTTATCATAATATCGAGGGCAATGTTAAAGGAAAAAGacattttctaaattttagggGAGACAActataattaattttaaaaatttgtaaCTGTTTTTCGACTTAATCTTTAAAATTTGCAAAGTTGGATGAGGCAATTGTCAGATCTCGCAAAGCATGGCTCCGTCCTTATCTACAATACGTATGCTACAACAAAAAATGTACACTCTAGTGACAAACGTTTGGCACTTACTTGAATCATTCCTATATAAAAAGTGTGACGAGACTTGCTAATAGGGAGTGTAAGAATGTAAGCATAGTTTGATCTTAGATTTTGCGACTAAATTACCCTCATGTCCTTTAATTAGAGTATTATACGCCTTTTAATGAGAGTTATTGCATTTTAATCATGATactaataagaaaaaaataaaaaatttcaataaattaCATCTCAAAAATGTTGGTAATTAAGATTAAAAACTACCCATCTACAACTATATTCACCAATCATATCCCTCATTTCCAATTATTGTATGTGTTAAAATTATCTCCAATTATTATATAATTAAATGTGATAATTAAAGTTAACTATATTTTATATACGTATTGGTTTAGAAGAAAATTATGATTAATAAGAACACAAAATGTCATAAACAATcaatggaaaaataaaatgttaAATTGATGATTAAATTCACTACATTATATCATATTAATTAAGAAAACTCCCAAAAAAATTTATcgataattataaaaattacaaCATAAAAGGTTTACAACTACtgaaattgataaaaatttgttGTATCCAAATCAGAATGTTTTAGTAtatattttgctcaagttttGTTGCATGCACTGGTCTAAGATAGCATAGAGAATTTCCCCTGTTTACTGTCGCAATCCAAATAAAATATGTAACAACTTAATTTAGATACGATAATATTCTATTTTAAGAGTTTTCGTAATTGTAATATGCACGATAAAGTTTtaattgttttgtatataataaACATTTTGTACAACTGGCaattgtttaattttgtttattatATGGCTTCTTAGTCAACATTATACCAACAATTTAGTTTAAATATGATAATATTCcattttcaaagtttttatGAATGTAGAATGCACAATAGACTTCTAATTACTTTGTATACAATAAATGCATTGTACAATTACCAATTGCTTAATTTTATTCATTATACAGTTTCTCAGTTTATATTCAtaacaaaaatcaaagttttaCACATAAATTTAGTTCATTAAAGGTTTTATATCTTGAAAAGATGTATTCACGTGCAAAACAGGTGACCTATTACTAGTATTAATAAAGTTGCAGAGCAACAACAAATTTTATTTAACTAACTACTCTCAAAATAGTTAGCCACCAAGAGAGATTTAAAACTCTATTTGGGTGTAGGTCAAGGGATCAAATCCTTGATTTGCATTCTAATATTCAGACTTTCCTGAAAATATTTCTCCACGTGTGCAAAGTCTGGACCGGTGGTGGTTCACTAGGTTTTTCTTGACTTCTTTAGGTCCCCCTCTTCTAATGTAGAGTATTCTAGTTGTTTCTCTTGTTCTCTTTAGATCCCTCCTCTTCTAGCGTAGAGTATTTTAGTCGTAATATAGAATTTATCGtgtccaaaaaaaataaattttttacaTCAAACGCAATCGTCATTGAACAAAAGCAAAATGTACGGTAAACTCATAGTGGTCCCACATCGGCTGTCCCGGGTTCATTCGGTGGCCCTCATGACAGGCCCCTCATCGACCTCTCCGGCTCTCACTACCTCACACTGGTAGCCCAATTGCCATGGCGCGCCTGGTCTCTAGTCACTAATTTCAGTCAGCCAGTAAGGCGAACCAAATTCTACTTGGCCTGACAGAGACATTTTACCCGTCCATTGATGTTGGGTGCCAAAGGCATATACCTTGAGAGGGGAAGATGCTTGAACAGAGGACTTGCGTTTGCTAGGAGTGATTATATTTCAAGATCTCTCAGCAGAACCTTTCAATTTAGCAGCTAAAATTACAGCTAACGTTGATGAGTATTCATGTATTGTGTTACCATTCTATCTCATATCCATTTGACTTGCAACTAGATGGGCAAAAAAATATCATGGAACATTGCTGCTGTAtagtatttttgtttgaaaGGACTATTTCTACACTCGTGGGGTTACACATGAATACCAATGCAATCACTAGTTTAGAGAGTCATCACTGCAAAGTGCGAAGCACAAATAGGAGAAACTTGTTaaaggaagaaattgaaatagGAAATAAAAGCAGAAAATAATAGTTAGTCCTGCGGAGAAAAGAATACAAGAGGGGATAGGTCATAGACGGAGGCTTAGCTAAGAAAAATTCCAGGTTGACCTGACGAAAATCGCATATGAAATATGCTAACGTAGCAATAAGTTGTTCTAATCATCCTTAATCCACTTGACTaagttcttgaaattcttgccAGAACATCCATCTTCTCTAAGACTATTCATAACCTTTGCTTTTAAATCCAAGGCCCTCTCCCTATAGCCTTTAACGGTGATTAGCTGCTCAATTTTGTCCTTAACTTCTCCTTGTGCAATGATTCCATTTTCATCTTTATCCAATCCTAATCCAACCTTCCAAACATCACATATGTAGCTTCTGTTAGTGAACTGGTCTGCAAAGTAAGGCCAGCAGAGGAAAGGGACACCATTGCTTACACCTTCCATTGTAGAATTCCAACCACAGTGGCTGAGGAAGCAGGCAACTGAAGGATGACTTAATACGTTTTGTTGAGGTACCCAAGTGGCTAATCTTCCTCGTCCTTGTATTCGATCTTTGAAACCTTTTGGATATGCATTATCTGTTTCTGCAGTTAAATTACGCCTCACAACCCAAAGGAATGGCATATTGGTGAGTTCGAGACCCAAAGCCAGTTCTTGGAACTGTGTGTGGTCAAAAACTGAGGTGCTCCCAAATGCAACATAAATGACTGATTGGACTGGTTGTTTATCAAGCCACGCCAAGCAATCCCAGTCTTCAGGCCAATAGGAACCAACTGATTTTCCAAGCCGGTTGCTAGCTAGAAGAGGGCCTATAGGTAACATTTCTGGGTACAAGGTGAAGACTGATGCCTCTAACTCATTACTTGAGTTGCCGATAATCCAGTCAGCCATTTTTAATGTTCTGTTATTTTTTAATATAGCATCAAAAACAATACCCTGTGTGGTTAGATCACCGACACAGGCCCAAACAATGTGTGCAGAGTCCACGGCTAACAAGGTGGATGATAACTGGACCATCTGCTTCTTCATGATAGTTCCTGCCACAAAATTTGCCTTGACAAATGTCAAATTTGATAATCATTCTTCTGGCaaagcattttttttcctttgctgcAAAAATTTCCTTGCATTGATGAAAACTAATTCACTTGATATGTTTTTCAACTTTCAACTTATTTTGAAACACCCAAAATTGCACCACCCTGTTTCCCATGAGTTTGTTACTTTGCTTGCATTATGATTTTTAACTTCATAGGTTCCAATTCTAAACTAACTTTATATTGTTTTACTGTTTTACGACTACAAAGAAGTAAGTGCTTATATGAAAATGATGAAACTGTAGAAGTATTATGCTGTGATGAGTCTTACCAGAGCTGTCTATGATTCCATCATCAATGAGCTTTGGAATATTGAGTTTCAGAGCGTATAGAGCTGCTGCTGCAGGTGAGAAGGATGCTGCCCTGACTCCCATTTTCTTCGCAACCTCCAGTGCCAAACCCAAGAACTCATCAGCAATAATGCATGCGATTTTGTCACTTTCAGATTTatttatcttctcaattacaGCCTCCAGCTTTGCCGGCATGACACGAAAAATCGCCTTCATTAACTTCGCCGCATCATTTCTGTCTTCCCACGATTCCAGGCCATCTGGGATGGATACCAGATGCATCATATCAGGCACATTTTCTTCACCAGATAATGATTCAATGACTCGTTTGTGATCAAATTCTGTGTTCACAAATGTAACTTTGATACCATGCTTCACTAGGCATAAGGCCAGTTCCATTAGGGGAAGTACATGACCTTGTGCTGGATAAGGTACGGCTAGAACATGTGGACTGCCCATATTGTTTCTTCAACACTATACTACCATTAATCTTCAAATATGTGTCCCTATTTAAATGCCACAATTCATCTGTTTTCTTATTAAGGAGAGCACCCATGGCACATCAAATGGCTAATCACTAATATGTGGTCCAGTTTTCCTCAGCCTGAAAGAGGCTGTCAACGTTTTTCTAGAGTGCACCTTTCTTTGTCTTGATTGTGGTATCTGTCAACGTTTTTCACAATCTTGGAATTGTTTCTAACCAATACTTTTAGATTGAAATGAAAACTGAAGATGGATTGCAAAGGACAGATTGGGATTGGAGActgttttattattttaattttctccaTAATTGAAAGGTATGTTTTAGTTTTGTAATTTCGTTATCATGATTGATATTTTGAGTTAAAAGTTTGTGCCTCGAGAGAATCTATAATTGAATTCTATTGAAACTCTAAAAAAGCTCatgatattttaaaaaagagaataaatttTCTTGCTTTGAATTGTTTGGATGCATATACCTTTAATTTGAAGGGCAGGCTTCATACAAAATTGAATGTTGTAACTAATGGAAAATCTTAAAAAAAAGTTCATGTAAACGAAACTTTTGATAGGAAAGAAGTCTCAATATATTACGAGGAGCAGTCAATTTTCTAGGACTTGACTGCCCCTCATTGCCCTTTAAAAATTCTATGAGATCAAAACTTTTCTATTTAAAGAAGgaattcaaataataaaatcttCGAAAAATCTTACGAGATCATAACTTTTTATATCTAAAGAATGAATCCTCATATTTCATGAGGAGCAACAATTTTCTAGGACTTGTCTACTCTCTCGCTGCTCTATAGATCCGTTCATGATCCTTGatatatcaagtgattttttatgattttcacaTATCATGCAACTCAAATTCTATTCTATTCTCATGTAACTaccttaaaaatattaatagcCAGGAGATATTAGACATGATTTAAAGGgtcttttttctatttattagAACAATCTGGAAAAGCAAATTTTGCTATCCTTGCCTTTAGTTGATAAGCAGTTTCGGTTATGAGATATAATCTCTATTCTCATGTAACTACCTTAAAAAATTAACTACCTTAAAAAATTAGACATGATTCAAAGGgtctttttttaatttattagaACAATTTGGAAAAGCAAATTTTGCTAATCTTGCCTTTAGTGGATATGCAGTTTAGCTTAAGAGATATAATCTCTATTTCACGTAACTacctttaaaaaattaataataaggAGATATTAGACATGATttaaagggttttttttttcatttattagaacAATCTGGAAAAGCGAATTTTGCTAATCTTGCCTTTAGTTGATAAGCAGTTTAGCTTAAGAGATTCTGCAATTATAATTTGCTAGTAGATgggctaaaaaaaaaagggataattgcagaaacctcccctaaggtttctgacatttgcactgacctcccctgaggttactagtcctttgcaaatttagtccaaatgattaaaatattattttagggagtgaaattagatttttgtaccagatttgccctttgtgctacatATCCAATGACTGACAAAGTAttataaatcaattaacaattaataaactttaaggagtatAATTTATGGGCAAACACGCATTACTCATTTAAAATACCGGTtctttacgggtattttactttcaaacatttaatttatgataaatatatcaatatttataagtaaaattcaaaaagtgttacagtaatattcttgcaaaaaggaaatctgtaggttatttatttaatataaattaaatattttttttaaaaaaagaaatggcccataaaagtattaattttttatggctttcatccattacatgagtaaagtattcgctctttatgtgtattttattctgaatcatttaatttatgttaaatacataaatatttgtaactaaaattgaaaaagtgttatattaatatttttacagAAGAGAGGTTGGtgggttttgtatttaacaaacattaaatatttgaaagtaaatacaaatatgtatttgagtgtaaatatttgtattaaattaaatgtttgaaagtaaaatacctgTAAAAAACCGGTACTTGAAATAGTTATCGGCTCTTTATAGGCAAACACACATTATTCATTTAAAGTAGCGGTTTTTTAcggatattttactttcaaacatttaatttacgataaatatatcaatgtttgtaaataaaattcaaaaagtgttacagtaatatttttgcaaaaatgaaatcggtaggttatttatttaatataaattaaatattttttaaaaaaaagaaatggcccataaagtattaattctttttGGCTTTCATCCATTAAATGAGTAAAGTATTGACTCTTTCTGGGCATTTTATTGTGAATCATacaatttatgttaaatacataaatgtttgtaactaaaattgaaaaagtgttatattaatatttttacggaagagagattggtagtttttatatttttataaaaattaaatatttgaaagtaaatacaaatatgtatttgagcgtaaatatttgtattaaattaaatgtttaaaagtaaaatacccataaagaaccggtactttaaataggtaatgcgtatttgcctataaactatatTCCTTAAAGTTTAtcaattgttaattgatttgtagtattttgtcattcattggacatgtactacaaaggacaaatttgattaaaaaaaattctaatttcactccctaaaacaatattttaatcgtttggattgaatttgcaaaggattagtaacctcagggaaggtcagtgtaatttttcaaatcacaaGAGAGGTCAGTgaaaatatcagaaacctcagtggaggtttctgcaattatcccaaaaaaatttGCTAGTAGACAAAGCTAAGTACGAAAGGGGTGGGATGTGAATTTCCCACCACACACTACGCATCTCAAGGACTGTCCTTTGCCTGTCAATGAAAACCAGACTAGACAATCAATTATTGTTGCCATTAAATCAGAACCACGTAGCCCGTGTCCCTTATTCACTATGTCCAAAATATAGCCCCTGTcccttattcttttttttttttgtcagaaaTAATAGGAATTTTTATTGTGGAATCAAAACTGTCGCTTATTCACAATTATTGCACCAATCATCTTTACTAACAATCACAATTATTGCACCAAATCGGatgaaagttcaaccaaacgtCCCtatcccttctttttttttttcaacaaacgtCCCTGTCCCGTATTCACATGTCCAAAGTTCAACCCAATCGGAAAACATTCGTGTTAGGTTTGGAGTAATATATGAGGAGATTATTTGGTTTTGGCTACGGTGGAAAGCGAACATAGGAGAAGGCCAATTAGTGCTTGGTGGGGCCGGGTAGAGGGAGGAAGCAAGCAATTCACGTGgcttaaaaaaaaactatcgaTATCATAGGGGAGCCCTTTTGCAAATTTAGTCATCATAAAATGGTCCAATAATTAAAGATATTTTTGGAAACTCTCTAGATATATGGGCCccaacaaaaatgaaaataaaaaagcgAATGGTACCAAAGAAAcatgaaagaaaaagaggacTGGATATAAAGAAAACGATGAACTTTTCAAATATAGTGTTGCAATTTTGCACTTGAAATGAGAAGTTTTTTAAGATGACTGGTAGTTAAAATTGTTTAAAAACTTAGAGCAAAT
This portion of the Coffea eugenioides isolate CCC68of chromosome 11, Ceug_1.0, whole genome shotgun sequence genome encodes:
- the LOC113754256 gene encoding UDP-glycosyltransferase 83A1-like, producing the protein MGSPHVLAVPYPAQGHVLPLMELALCLVKHGIKVTFVNTEFDHKRVIESLSGEENVPDMMHLVSIPDGLESWEDRNDAAKLMKAIFRVMPAKLEAVIEKINKSESDKIACIIADEFLGLALEVAKKMGVRAASFSPAAAALYALKLNIPKLIDDGIIDSSGTIMKKQMVQLSSTLLAVDSAHIVWACVGDLTTQGIVFDAILKNNRTLKMADWIIGNSSNELEASVFTLYPEMLPIGPLLASNRLGKSVGSYWPEDWDCLAWLDKQPVQSVIYVAFGSTSVFDHTQFQELALGLELTNMPFLWVVRRNLTAETDNAYPKGFKDRIQGRGRLATWVPQQNVLSHPSVACFLSHCGWNSTMEGVSNGVPFLCWPYFADQFTNRSYICDVWKVGLGLDKDENGIIAQGEVKDKIEQLITVKGYRERALDLKAKVMNSLREDGCSGKNFKNLVKWIKDD